DNA from Pseudomonas mendocina:
GCGGCCTCACGGTTCGCCAGACCGAAGCCCTGGTTCGTCAGTGGCTGTCCGCCAAACCGGCCCCGGCCAAAGCCAAGGCCGACCCTGACATCAGCCGCCTGGAACAACGCCTGGCAGAGCGTCTAGGCTCGCCAGTGCAGATAAAACACGGTTCCAAGGGCAAAGGTCAGTTGGTGATTCGCTACAACTCCCTCGACGAATTGCAGGGTGTCCTCGCCCATATCCGCTGAAACAATTCGCCACATCTGACCATGTAGCGCATGGTCGGAAAACACTACCCGGCAGTTGAATGGGGGGGATAGGCCCCCTATACTCTGCGCGCAATTTTGTTGGCACTTTTTATGCCAATTCATTGAGTTAAAGCGTTCGATAGTCGAGGACATCAGTTGATGGAACGCCGCATGCCAAAGCGCCTGCCCTTCCATCGTCTGCCGGTTTTTCCGGTATTGGTGGCCCAACTTATCGTCCTGCTGCTGGCCGCTGTGGTGGGCTGGCAATGGCGAGGCAACGTAGCGGGTTACTCAGCGCTGATTGGCGGACTGATCGCCTGGTTGCCCAACCTGTATTTCGCCCACAAGGCGTTTCGATTTAGCGGAGCGCGGGCAGCGCGGGAAATCGTCCGTTCTTTTTATGCGGGCGAAGCAGGAAAACTGATTTTGACGTTCGTGCTCTTTGCACTGACGTTTGCGGGCGTGAAACCCATGGAGGCACCGATGTTGTTCGGCGCCTACCTGCTGACCCTGATGGTCAGCTGGTTCTCCCCGCTGCTGATAACGAAATTTTCAAGACCTTAAAGCGTTCGGGGCAAATAATGGCAGCAGATACCGCTTCGGGTTACATCCAGCACCACCTGACGAACCTGACCTACGGTCAGCATCCGGTGAATGGCTGGAGTTTCGCCCACACTGCAAAAGAAGCTCAGGAAATGGGTTTTTGGGCCTTCCACGTAGACACCTTGGCTGTGTCGGTGGTTCTCGGTCTGATCTTCATTGGCCTGTTCCGCCTGGCAGCACGCAAGGCAACCTCGGATCAGCCGGGTGGTCTGCAGAACTTCATTGAAGTGCTGGTCGAATTCGTCGACGGCAGCGTGAAGGACACCTTCCACGGCCGTAACCCGCTGATCGCCCCACTGGCCCTGACCATCTTCGTCTGGGTCTTCCTGATGAACTTCATGGATCTGATCCCGGTTGACTGGCTGCCGATGCTGGCTGCCACCATCGCTGGCGATCCACACCTGTATTTCCGCGTGGTTCCGACCACGGATCCGAACGCCACCCTGGGCCTGGCCCTGTCGGTATTCGCTCTGATCCTGTTCTACAGCATCAAGGTCAAGGGTATCGGCGGCTTCCTTGGCGAGCTGACCATGCACCCCTTCAGCTCGAACAATATCGCTCTGAAGATCCTGCTGATTCCGGTGAACTTCCTGCTCGAATTCGTCACCCTGATCGCCAAGCCGGTATCCCTGGCTCTGCGACTGTTCGGCAACCTGTACGCCGGTGAACTGATCTTCATCCTGATCGCCATCATGTACAGCGGCGGCATGCTGCTGGGCGGTCTGGGCGGTGTGCTGCAGCTGGCCTGGGCCATCTTCCACATCCTGATCATCGTGCTGCAGGCGTTCATCTTCATGATGCTGACCATCGTCTATCTGTCGATGGCACATGAAGATAACCACTAAGGTGCATGACGTTCCGCGGTGTCACTCGTGACGCCGCCGGGACAATCCCTGTAACGGGGACGCAGTAAAAAACGATTTCGCTTTACCGCTTCATCAAAAACCTTAACCAATACGACTGTAAGTCGGGAGGAAAAATGGAAACTGTAGTTGGTTTGACCGCTATCGCCGTTGCACTGCTGATCGGCCTGGGTGCCCTGGGTACCGCCATCGGTTTCGGTCTGCTGGGTGGTAAGTTCCTGGAAGGCGCTGCGCGTCAGCCGGAAATGGTTCCGATGCTGCAAGTTAAAATGTTCATCGTCGCCGGTCTGCTGGACGCCGTGACCATGATCGGTGTTGGTATCGCACTGTTCTTCACCTTCGCGAACCCCTTCGTTGGTCAAATCGCAGGCTAATTCACTCGCTTTCGAGTGAATTGGTGTGACGGACAACGAACGAGCGAGGTGTTGGCGTGAACATTAATGCAACCCTGATTGGCCAGTCCGTTGCCTTCTTCATCTTCGTGCTGTTCTGCATGAAGTTCGTATGGCCTCCGGTCATTACGGCTTTGCAGGAACGTCAGAAGAAGATCGCAGACGGCTTGGACGCTGCCAACCGCGCGGCTCGTGATCTGGAGCTGGCCCACGAAAAAGTGGCCCAGCAACTTCGCGAAGCCAAAGGTCAGGCCGCCGAAATCATTGAGCAAGCCAAGAAACGCGCGACTCAGATCGTCGACGAAGCCCGTGATCAGGCTCGTGGCGAAGCGGATCGTGTGAAGGCTCAGGCTCAGGCCGAGATCGAACAGGAAATCAACGGCATCAAAGACGCCCTGCGCGCCCAAGTGGGCAGCCTGGCAGTCAGCGGCGCCGAGAAGATCCTGGGCGCATCCATCGACCAAAACGCGCATGCGGAGCTGGTTAACAAACTGGCAGCCGAAATTTAAGCGAGGGCGCGATCATGGCAGAACTGACCACGCTGGCCCGACCTTACGCTAAGGCTGCTTTCGAGCACGCACAGGCTCACCAGCAGCTGGCCAATTGGTCAGCCATGCTCGGCCTGGCTGCGGCGGTGTCTATCGACGACACCATGCAGCGCGTGCTCAAGGCCCCGCGTCTGACGAGTACAGAAAAGGCCACCGCCTTCATCGAGGTGTGTGGTGACAAGTTCGACGCCCAGGCACAGAACTTCATCCACGTTCTCGCCGAGAACGACCGTCTGGCCCTGTTGCCGGATATCTTCGCCCAGTTCGAGCTGTACAAGGCCGAGCAGGAGAAGTCGATCGACGTGGATGTAACAAGTGCCTTCGCATTGAGCGATGAACAGCAAGACAAACTCGCCAAGGTTCTCAGTGCACGGCTCGGCCGAGAAGTGCGTCTGCACGCCGCGGAAGATGCCACCCTCATCGGTGGTGTACTGATTCGCGCCGGCGACCTGGTTATCGATGGCACAGTTCGCGGCAAACTCGCGAAGCTGGCCGAAGCATTGAAATCTTGAGTTTGAAGGGGCAGCAGAGCTATGCAGCAACTCAATCCTTCCGAAATTAGTGAAATCATCAAGGGGCGCATCGAGAAACTCGACGTCGCCTCCCAAGCCCGCAACGAAGGCACCATCGTCTCCGTTTCCGACGGCATCGTGCGCATCTATGGTCTGGCCGACGTCATGTACGGCGAGATGATCGAGTTCCCGGACGGCGTCTACGGTATGGCACTGAACCTGGAGCAAGACTCCGTGGGTGCCGTAGTACTGGGTGCTTACACAAGCCTTGCAGAAGGCATGAGCGCCAAGTGCACCGGCCGCATCCTGGAAGTTCCGGTTGGTCCGGAACTGCTGGGCCGCGTAGTCGACGCCCTGGGTAACCCGATCGATGGCAAAGGCCCGATCAACGCTCAGGCTACCGACGCTGTCGAGAAAGTGGCGCCGGGCGTGATCTGGCGTAAGTCGGTCGACCAGCCGGTACAGACCGGTTACAAGTCGGTCGATGCCATGATCCCGGTAGGCCGTGGCCAGCGTGAGCTGATCATCGGTGACCGTCAGATCGGCAAGACTGCCCTGGCAGTCGACGCCATCATCAACCAGAAGAACAGCGGCATCCGCTGCGTCTACGTGGCTATCGGTCAGAAGCAATCGACCATCGCCAACGTCGTGCGCAAGCTGGAAGAAGCCGGTGCCCTGGCCAACACCATCGTGGTGGCTGCCTCGGCTTCGGAATCCGCTGCACTGCAGTTCCTGGCTCCGTACGCCGGTTGCACCATGGGCGAATACTTCCGCGACCGCGGTGAAGACGCCCTGATCGTGTACGACGACCTGTCCAAGCAGGCCGTGGCTTACCGTCAGATCTCCCTGCTGCTGCGCCGTCCGCCAGGCCGTGAAGCCTACCCGGGCGACGTGTTCTATCTCCACAGCCGTCTGCTGGAGCGCGCTTCCCGCGTTTCCGAAGAGTACGTCGAGAAGTTCACCAATGGCGCCGTGACTGGCAAGACCGGTTCGCTGACCGCTCTGCCGATCATCGAAACCCAGGCTGGCGACGTTTCCGCGTTCGTTCCGACCAACGTGATCTCGATCACCGACGGTCAGATCTTCCTGGAATCGGCCATGTTCAACTCGGGTATCCGTCCGGCCGTCAACGCCGGTATCTCGGTATCCCGCGTGGGTGGTGCAGCTCAGACCAAGATCATCAAGAAGCTCTCCGGTGGTATCCGTACCGCTCTGGCTCAGTACCGTGAACTGGCAGCATTCGCCCAGTTCGCCTCTGACCTGGACGAAGCCACTCGCAAGCAGCTCGAGCACGGTCAACGTGTTACCGAACTGATGAAGCAGAAGCAGTACGCGCCCATGTCGATCGCCGACATGTCCGTATCCCTGTACGCTGCCGAGCGCGGCTTCCTGACCGACGTGGAAGTGAACAAAGTTGGCGCCTTCGAAGCGGCTCTGCTGAGCTACTTCAACCGTGATCTGGCCGATCTGATGGCCAAGATCAATGTGAAAGGTGACTTCAACGACGAAATCGACGCTGGCATCAAAGCCGGTATCGAGAAGTTCAAAGCCACCCAAACCTGGTAAGCCGCAGCGGGCGTCGCGAGACGCCCGCCTGCTAACCCGATAGGTGTGAAATGGCAGGCGCAAAAGAGATTCGCAGCAAGATTGCGAGCATCAAAAGCACGCAGAAGATCACCAGCGCCATGGAAAAAGTGGCGGTCAGCAAGATGCGCAAGGCTCAACAGCGCATGGCTGCTAGCCGTCCCTACGCGGAGCGTATCCGCCAGGTGATTGGTCATCTGGCCAACGCCAACCCGGAGTACCGCCATCCCTTCATGATCGAGCGCCCCGTAAAGCGCGCCGGTTATGTGGTGGTGAGCAGTGACCGTGGTCTGTGCGGTGGTCTGAATACCAACCTGTTCAAGGCCCTGGTCAAGGACATGGCGAAAGATCGCGAGCAAGGCGTGGAGATCGATCTCTGCGTGATTGGCTCCAAGGGTGCGGCATTCTTCCGCAACTTTGGTGGCAATGTCGTCGCTGCGATCAGCCACCTCGGCGAAGAGCCGTCGATCAACGACCTGATCGGTAGTGTCAAGGTCATGCTCGACGCCTACCTCGAAGGTCGCATCGACCGTCTGTCCGTGGTCTCGAACAAGTTCATCAATACCATGACGCAGAAGCCTACAGTGGAGCAGTTGGTTCCATTGGTGGCCGATCCGGATCAACAGCTCAAGCATCACTGGGACTATCTGTACGAGCCCGATGCCAAGGAGCTGCTCGACGGCCTGATGGTTCGCTATGTCGAATCGCAGGTGTACCAGGCGGTGGTCGAGAATAACGCGGCTGAACAGGCTGCGCGGATGATTGCGATGAAGAACGCCACCGACAACGCCGGTGAACTGATCAGCGATTTGCAGCTGATCTACAACAAGGCGCGTCAGGCAGCGATCACCCAAGAGATTTCGGAAATCGTCGGCGGCGCTGCCGCGGTTTAAGAACGGTTCAAATATTCAGAGGAACCAAAGATGAGTAGCGGACGTATCGTTCAAATCATCGGCGCCGTTATCGACGTGGAATTCCCGCGTGATCAGGTGCCAGCCGTATACGAGGCGCTGAAAGTAGTCGGCGCTGAAACCACCCTGGAAGTTCAGCAGCAGCTGGGCGACGGCGTGGTACGTACCATTGCGATGGGTTCGACCGAAGGCCTCAAGCGCGGTCTGGACATCACCCGTACCCACAAGGCCATCTCCGTACCGGTCGGTAAAGCGACCCTGGGCCGGATCATGGACGTACTGGGTAACCCGATCGACGAAGCCGGCCCCATCGGTGAAGAAGAGCAGTGGGAAATCCACCGCGCTGCGCCGAGCTATGCCGAGCAAGCAGGCGGCAACGACCTGCTGGAAACCGGCATCAAGGTTATCGACCTGGTCTGCCCGTTCGCCAAGGGCGGTAAAGTCGGTCTGTTCGGTGGTGCCGGTGTCGGCAAGACCGTAAACATGATGGAACTGATCCGTAACATCGCCATCGAGCACAGCGGTTATTCCGTGTTCGCCGGTGTGGGTGAGCGTACTCGTGAGGGTAACGACTTCTACCACGAGATGAAGGATTCCAACGTTCTCGACAAGGTAGCCCTGGTTTACGGTCAGATGAACGAGCCACCAGGCAACCGTCTGCGCGTTGCGCTGACCGGCCTGACCATGGCCGAGAAGTTCCGTGACGAAGGCCGTGACGTACTGTTGTTCGTCGACAACATCTACCGTTACACCCTCGCCGGTACCGAAGTATCCGCACTGCTGGGCCGTATGCCTTCGGCAGTAGGTTACCAGCCGACCCTGGCCGAAGAGATGGGCGTTCTGCAAGAGCGCATCACCTCCACCAAGAAAGGCTCGATCACCTCGATCCAGGCCGTATACGTACCTGCGGACGACCTGACCGACCCGAGCCCGGCGACTACCTTCGCCCACTTGGACGCCACCGTCGTACTGTCCCGTGACATCGCTTCCCTGGGTATCTACCCGGCCGTTGACCCGCTGGACTCCACCAGCCGTCAGCTGGATCCGAACGTCATCGGCAACGAGCACTACGAGACCGCCCGTGGCGTTCAGTACGTGCTGCAGCGTTACAAGGAACTGAAGGACATCATCGCGATCCTGGGTATGGACGAGCTGTCCGAATCCGACAAGCAGCTGGTATCCCGTGCTCGTAAGATTCAGCGCTTCCTGTCCCAGCCGTTCTTCGTGGCCGAGGTCTTCACCGGCTCGCCAGGCAAGTACGTGTCCCTGAAAGACACCATCGCTGGCTTCAGCGGCATCCTCAAAGGCGACTACGACCACCTGCCGGAACAAGCGTTCTACATGGTTGGTGGTATCGAAGAAGCCATCGAGAAAGCGAAGAAACTGTAATCACCCATGCGCCTGGCAACGGGCGCATCAGAGTTGTGGATAACTTCGGTTGTCCACAGTCTGTAACCTGAGGCAAGCGTATGGCTATGACAGTCCATTGCGATATCGTCAGCGCGGAAGCGGAGATTTTCTCCGGCCTGGTCGAGATGGTGATTGCGCACGGCAACCTGGGTGATCTGGGTATCGCTCCGGGCCACGCGCCGCTGATCACTGACCTGAAACCGGGTCCGATCCGCCTGATCAAGCAGGGTGGCGAAGCCGAGGTGTTCTACATCTCCGGTGGTTTCCTCGAAGTGCAGCCGAACATGGTCAAGGTTCTCGCCGATACCGTGCAACGCGCCGCCGACATCGACGAAGCTGCTGCTCAGGAGGCCCTCAAGGCCGCCGAGAAAGCGCTGAGCGAGCAGGGTTCTGAGTTCAACTACAGTTCCGCCGCCGCTCACCTGGCCGAAGTCGCAGCCCAGCTGCGTACCGTCCAGCAGCTGCGCAAGAAGTTCGGCGGTTAATCCCGTCGGCTTCAACCGTTGTTCGAGAAAGGGTAGCCTAGGCTACCCTTTTTCATTTCTGCCGTTTCATACTCCGGCGCCCTGTGCCGGAGGCTGCCAAGGAATCGCCGTTCATGTCGCTCGATATCGTCATCCTCGCTGCTGGGCAAGGCACCCGCATGCGTTCCGCTCTGCCCAAGGTGCTGCACCCGGTCGCCGACAAGCCGATGCTCGGCCATGTCATCGACACCGCGCGCAGCCTGCAGCCGAGCAGCATCCAGGTGGTGATCGGGCATGGCGCCGACAAGGTGCGCGAGCGTCTGGCGGCTGATGATCTGAATTTCGTCATCCAGGCCGAACAACTGGGCACAGGCCACGCCGTGGCCCAGGCCCTGCCACAGCTCAGCGCGGATACCGTGCTGATTCTGTATGGCGACGTGCCGCTGATCGAACCCGCGACCCTGCAGCGCCTGCTGGCCCTGGTCAGTGACGATCAATTGGGCCTGCTCACCGTCGAGCTGGCCGACCCGACCGGCTACGGCCGCATTGTTCGTGATGCAGAAGGTGTGGTGCAGGCCATCGTCGAGCACAAGGATGCCAGTGAAGCGCAGCGTCAGATCCGTGAAGGCAACAGCGGCATTCTCGCGGTACCGGGCAAGCGTCTGGCCGACTGGCTGGGGCGTTTGTCCAACAGCAACGCCCAGGGCGAGTACTACCTGACCGATGTGATCGCCATGGCCGTGGCCGATGGCCTGACCGTGGCCACCGAGCGCGCTGCCGACGAGATGGAAGTGCTGGGCGCCAATGACCGCATCCAGTTGTCGCAGCTCGAATGCCATTACCAGCAGCGCATGGCCCGTCGACTCATGGCTCAGGGTGTCACCCTGCGTGACCCGCATCGCTTCGATGTGCGTGGTGCCGTGACCGTAGGCCGCGACGTGACCATCGATATCAACGTCATCCTCGAAGGCAAGGTCGTGATCGAGGATGATGTGCAGATCGGTCCGAACTGCGTGATCAAGGACTCCGTCCTGCGCAAGGGGGCCATCGTCAAGGCCAGCAGTCATCTGGACGGCGCCGAGATGGGTGAGGGCGCCGATTGCGGCCCGTTCGCTCGCCTGCGTCCCGGCACCAAACTGGGGGCCAAGGCCCATGTGGGTAACTTCGTCGAACTGAAGAACGCCGTGCTGGGCGAAGGCGCCAAGGCTGGCCACCTGAGCTACCTGGGCGATGCCGAGATCGGCGCACGTACCAACATCGGTGCCGGTACCATCACCTGCAACTACGACGGTGCCAATAAATTCCGCACCGTCATGGGCGAGGACGTGTTCATTGGTTCGAACAGCGCCCTGGTGGCACCGTTGAACTTGGGGGATCGTGTGACCACGGGCGCGGGGTCGGTGGTGACCAGCGACGTGCCCGCGGATACCCTGGCCGTCGGCCGCGCCAAGCAGCGCAATATCGAAGGCTGGAAGCGCCCGACCAAGAAGTGAACCCGATCTAGCCTGGGCGACCAGGCTTGTGGATAACCTGCCGGAGGCAGTCTTGTATGTTCGGTGTGACGGATTACGCCGCCTTCGTGGTGGCCTTCATCATCCTGCTGGCCATTCCCGGGCCGGGTAACCTGGCGTTGATCCTGTCCACCGGCAAGGGTGGCATTCGCGGCGGACTGGCTTCGACCTTAGGCATCATCTTCGGCGACCAGGTGCTGCTGTGGTTGGCGGTGGCCGGCGTCGCCGCGCTGCTCAAGGCTTACCCGACAGCCTTTCACCTGGTGCAGTGGCTCGGTGCTGCTTACCTGGTCTACCTCGGCCTGCGCATGATCCTGGCCAAACCCGGCGCGGCACCGACGCTGGACATCAAACCGCGCCAGTACCTGTGGCAAACCCTGGTGATCACTGTCTTCAACCCCAAGGCCATCATCTTTTACATGGCCTTCTTCCCGCTGTTCATCGATCCGCAGCGGCATCAGGGCCTGATTACTTTCGGTTTCATGGCCGTGACTATCATGGCGCTGACCTTTGTCTACGGCTTGCTGATCGTGCTGCTGACACACTTTCTCGCCGAACGCATGCGCGCCAACCCGCGTGTTGCGCGGGGCCTGGAGAAACTGGCGGGGCTGTGCCTGGTCGGCTTCGGGGTCAAACTTACGCTGAACTGATCGGTGGACGCTTGCGGGCTTTTCGATCATATGTTTTGATTTGCGCCATTATCTTTCGAATCGAAATTTAAAGATGTCGAAGCGCAACACGCCGCAACGTCGCCACACCATCCTCGCCTTGCTCGTCGAGCAGGGTGAGGTGTCCGTGGATGCCCTGGCGCAGCACTTCGCCACCAGCGAAGTGACCATTCGCAAGGATCTCGCCGCACTGGAGAAGAATGGCCTGCTGCTGCGTCGCTATGGCGGTGCCGTGCCCATGCCGCAGGAATTGATTAGCGAGCCGACGCAATCCATTTCTCCACACAAGCAGGCGATTGCCCGCGCCGGTGTGGCACGTATTCGCGAGCACGCACGGATCATCATCGACAGCGGCACCACTACGGCGGCGATGATTCCGCAACTTGGCTACAAACCCGGCCTGGTGGTGATGACCAACTCGCTCAACGTGGCCAACGCGCTGCGCGAACTCGAGCATGAGCCGGTACTGCTGATGACGGGCGGCACCTGGGATCCGCATTCGGAGTCCTTCCAGGGCCAGGTGGCCGAACAGGTGCTGCGTTCCTACGACTTCGACCAACTGTTCATCGGCGCCGACGGCATCGACCTGGAGCGTGGCACCACCACCTTCAACGAACTGCTCGGCTTGTCGCGGGTGATGGCCGAAGTCGCCCGCGAAGTCATCGTCATGGTCGAGAGCGACAAGATCGGCCGACGTATTCCCAACCTGGAACTGCCCTGGGGCAGCGTCCATACCCTGATCACCGACGAGCGCCTCGCCCACGAGGCCCGTGAACATCTGAGCGCGCGTGGCATCCAGCTGATCATCGCGCCGCTGCAAGACTGAGGACGTAGACATGTGTGGAATCGTAGGCGCCATCGCTGAACGCAACATCACCCCGGTACTGGTCGAAGGGCTCAAGCGCCTGGAATACCGCGGTTACGACAGCGCCGGTGTAGCGCTGCTGAGCGAGCAGGGCGTATTGGATCGCCGTCGCCGCGTCGGTAAGGTCAGCGAACTGCAGGCCGCCCTGCAGGCCGAGCCGCTGGCCGGGCGCCTGGGCATCGCCCATACGCGCTGGGCCACCCATGGTGCGCCGAGCGAGCGCAATGCCCACCCGCACTTCTCCGGGCACGAGCTGGCCGTGGTGCACAACGGCATCATCGAGAACCACGAAGAACTGCGCGAGCGCCTCAAGGGCCTGGGCTACGTCTTCACTTCCGATACCGATACCGAAACCATCGTCCACCTGCTTGACCACAAGTTGCAGCAGTTCGGTGATCTCAGCGCTGCGCTCAAGGCCACGATTCCCGAGTTGCACGGTGCCTATGGTCTGGCGGTGATCAGCGCCAAGCAGCCGGATCGCTTGCTCGCCGCACGCAGTGGCAGCCCCCTGGTGATCGGTCTGGGCCTTGGAGAGAACTTCCTCGCCTCCGATCAGTTGGCCCTGCGTCAGGTCACCGACCGCTTCATGTACCTGGAAGAAGGCGATATCGCCGAGATCCGTCGTGACGGCGTGCAGATCTGGGACGCCGCCGGCCAGCCGGTGCAGCGCGAGGCCGTGCAATACCACGAGGGCGCCGAGGCAGCCGACAAAGGCGAGTATCGCCACTTCATGCTCAAGGAGATCCACGAGCAGCCCAAGGTCGTGCAACGCACCCTGGAGAGTCGACTGGGCAGCGATCACGTGCTGGTTCAGGCCTTCGGCCCAC
Protein-coding regions in this window:
- a CDS encoding LysE family transporter — translated: MFGVTDYAAFVVAFIILLAIPGPGNLALILSTGKGGIRGGLASTLGIIFGDQVLLWLAVAGVAALLKAYPTAFHLVQWLGAAYLVYLGLRMILAKPGAAPTLDIKPRQYLWQTLVITVFNPKAIIFYMAFFPLFIDPQRHQGLITFGFMAVTIMALTFVYGLLIVLLTHFLAERMRANPRVARGLEKLAGLCLVGFGVKLTLN
- the atpG gene encoding F0F1 ATP synthase subunit gamma, encoding MAGAKEIRSKIASIKSTQKITSAMEKVAVSKMRKAQQRMAASRPYAERIRQVIGHLANANPEYRHPFMIERPVKRAGYVVVSSDRGLCGGLNTNLFKALVKDMAKDREQGVEIDLCVIGSKGAAFFRNFGGNVVAAISHLGEEPSINDLIGSVKVMLDAYLEGRIDRLSVVSNKFINTMTQKPTVEQLVPLVADPDQQLKHHWDYLYEPDAKELLDGLMVRYVESQVYQAVVENNAAEQAARMIAMKNATDNAGELISDLQLIYNKARQAAITQEISEIVGGAAAV
- a CDS encoding F0F1 ATP synthase subunit I, producing the protein MERRMPKRLPFHRLPVFPVLVAQLIVLLLAAVVGWQWRGNVAGYSALIGGLIAWLPNLYFAHKAFRFSGARAAREIVRSFYAGEAGKLILTFVLFALTFAGVKPMEAPMLFGAYLLTLMVSWFSPLLITKFSRP
- a CDS encoding F0F1 ATP synthase subunit epsilon, which gives rise to MAMTVHCDIVSAEAEIFSGLVEMVIAHGNLGDLGIAPGHAPLITDLKPGPIRLIKQGGEAEVFYISGGFLEVQPNMVKVLADTVQRAADIDEAAAQEALKAAEKALSEQGSEFNYSSAAAHLAEVAAQLRTVQQLRKKFGG
- a CDS encoding DeoR/GlpR family DNA-binding transcription regulator yields the protein MSKRNTPQRRHTILALLVEQGEVSVDALAQHFATSEVTIRKDLAALEKNGLLLRRYGGAVPMPQELISEPTQSISPHKQAIARAGVARIREHARIIIDSGTTTAAMIPQLGYKPGLVVMTNSLNVANALRELEHEPVLLMTGGTWDPHSESFQGQVAEQVLRSYDFDQLFIGADGIDLERGTTTFNELLGLSRVMAEVAREVIVMVESDKIGRRIPNLELPWGSVHTLITDERLAHEAREHLSARGIQLIIAPLQD
- the atpB gene encoding F0F1 ATP synthase subunit A; this translates as MAADTASGYIQHHLTNLTYGQHPVNGWSFAHTAKEAQEMGFWAFHVDTLAVSVVLGLIFIGLFRLAARKATSDQPGGLQNFIEVLVEFVDGSVKDTFHGRNPLIAPLALTIFVWVFLMNFMDLIPVDWLPMLAATIAGDPHLYFRVVPTTDPNATLGLALSVFALILFYSIKVKGIGGFLGELTMHPFSSNNIALKILLIPVNFLLEFVTLIAKPVSLALRLFGNLYAGELIFILIAIMYSGGMLLGGLGGVLQLAWAIFHILIIVLQAFIFMMLTIVYLSMAHEDNH
- the atpE gene encoding F0F1 ATP synthase subunit C, which translates into the protein METVVGLTAIAVALLIGLGALGTAIGFGLLGGKFLEGAARQPEMVPMLQVKMFIVAGLLDAVTMIGVGIALFFTFANPFVGQIAG
- a CDS encoding F0F1 ATP synthase subunit B, producing MNINATLIGQSVAFFIFVLFCMKFVWPPVITALQERQKKIADGLDAANRAARDLELAHEKVAQQLREAKGQAAEIIEQAKKRATQIVDEARDQARGEADRVKAQAQAEIEQEINGIKDALRAQVGSLAVSGAEKILGASIDQNAHAELVNKLAAEI
- the glmU gene encoding bifunctional UDP-N-acetylglucosamine diphosphorylase/glucosamine-1-phosphate N-acetyltransferase GlmU, yielding MSLDIVILAAGQGTRMRSALPKVLHPVADKPMLGHVIDTARSLQPSSIQVVIGHGADKVRERLAADDLNFVIQAEQLGTGHAVAQALPQLSADTVLILYGDVPLIEPATLQRLLALVSDDQLGLLTVELADPTGYGRIVRDAEGVVQAIVEHKDASEAQRQIREGNSGILAVPGKRLADWLGRLSNSNAQGEYYLTDVIAMAVADGLTVATERAADEMEVLGANDRIQLSQLECHYQQRMARRLMAQGVTLRDPHRFDVRGAVTVGRDVTIDINVILEGKVVIEDDVQIGPNCVIKDSVLRKGAIVKASSHLDGAEMGEGADCGPFARLRPGTKLGAKAHVGNFVELKNAVLGEGAKAGHLSYLGDAEIGARTNIGAGTITCNYDGANKFRTVMGEDVFIGSNSALVAPLNLGDRVTTGAGSVVTSDVPADTLAVGRAKQRNIEGWKRPTKK
- the atpA gene encoding F0F1 ATP synthase subunit alpha, with amino-acid sequence MQQLNPSEISEIIKGRIEKLDVASQARNEGTIVSVSDGIVRIYGLADVMYGEMIEFPDGVYGMALNLEQDSVGAVVLGAYTSLAEGMSAKCTGRILEVPVGPELLGRVVDALGNPIDGKGPINAQATDAVEKVAPGVIWRKSVDQPVQTGYKSVDAMIPVGRGQRELIIGDRQIGKTALAVDAIINQKNSGIRCVYVAIGQKQSTIANVVRKLEEAGALANTIVVAASASESAALQFLAPYAGCTMGEYFRDRGEDALIVYDDLSKQAVAYRQISLLLRRPPGREAYPGDVFYLHSRLLERASRVSEEYVEKFTNGAVTGKTGSLTALPIIETQAGDVSAFVPTNVISITDGQIFLESAMFNSGIRPAVNAGISVSRVGGAAQTKIIKKLSGGIRTALAQYRELAAFAQFASDLDEATRKQLEHGQRVTELMKQKQYAPMSIADMSVSLYAAERGFLTDVEVNKVGAFEAALLSYFNRDLADLMAKINVKGDFNDEIDAGIKAGIEKFKATQTW
- a CDS encoding F0F1 ATP synthase subunit delta is translated as MAELTTLARPYAKAAFEHAQAHQQLANWSAMLGLAAAVSIDDTMQRVLKAPRLTSTEKATAFIEVCGDKFDAQAQNFIHVLAENDRLALLPDIFAQFELYKAEQEKSIDVDVTSAFALSDEQQDKLAKVLSARLGREVRLHAAEDATLIGGVLIRAGDLVIDGTVRGKLAKLAEALKS
- the atpD gene encoding F0F1 ATP synthase subunit beta, yielding MSSGRIVQIIGAVIDVEFPRDQVPAVYEALKVVGAETTLEVQQQLGDGVVRTIAMGSTEGLKRGLDITRTHKAISVPVGKATLGRIMDVLGNPIDEAGPIGEEEQWEIHRAAPSYAEQAGGNDLLETGIKVIDLVCPFAKGGKVGLFGGAGVGKTVNMMELIRNIAIEHSGYSVFAGVGERTREGNDFYHEMKDSNVLDKVALVYGQMNEPPGNRLRVALTGLTMAEKFRDEGRDVLLFVDNIYRYTLAGTEVSALLGRMPSAVGYQPTLAEEMGVLQERITSTKKGSITSIQAVYVPADDLTDPSPATTFAHLDATVVLSRDIASLGIYPAVDPLDSTSRQLDPNVIGNEHYETARGVQYVLQRYKELKDIIAILGMDELSESDKQLVSRARKIQRFLSQPFFVAEVFTGSPGKYVSLKDTIAGFSGILKGDYDHLPEQAFYMVGGIEEAIEKAKKL